TTTGTCATAAGCCCACCGGCCTGGGCGTGAAATGCCAGCAAGGACGTTCCCAGATATTGAATCGATTTTATGCCCGAAGGAGGCTCCTGGATGAAATCGAGCGTCTGCAGGGAGGAATCATTGAGGCAGAACAGAAGCAGATACAGAGGATTCGAAGGCAGAAGCAGAAAAGAAAACGTCGGGCCAGAGAAAAGAGATGGGGCGAGAAGGAGGATTTCAGAATTAGCGGTAGTCTCCAAACAGGACAAATCGGGCCCAGTCTTTGGGATGGGGATATTCCCGAAGGGTAGATAGTTGGGCTTGCCTCAGGGCTTCGGCTTTAGACATATCCTTCAGGTGGCGATAGAACTTCATCATCAGAAGAGTGGTCCCCGCCTCTGAATCCCAGAGAGTGATCATAACCGAAGGAGCGCCAGCATAAAGCAGGGAATTAGTTAGGGCTGGAATTTGTCCGGTGACCAATCCACTGGCCCCAGGGTTTCCCCTGGTCAGGGTAAGCAGTTTAAGATTATCCAGATCGAAGCCGAAGAATTCGGATAACCTCAAAGGCTCTTCTTTCTGATTCAAGACTAAACCAGTATAGAGCCGGTTTTGAAGATTGAATCTGACTGGCACGGCTAAATGCAGGAAAGAGGTATTAGCCAGGCTGGGTTCAAGCATTTCCCGGCCGGCTTGGTGAAGGGCCGTAGAATTCCGGCCTTCAATAGAAGAGACCGTCTCCACTTCTCTATCCGTAGATTTTGAATCAGGACCCGACAGAGCCGTTATCTGTCCTATATCCCTTTTAAACAGCCGGTTGAGAAAAGCCATAATCCCACCTTTTTGCTTTTTATCGAAGGACCTCTTAAAAAGGGATGACGACGGGGCATAAGAGACCTGATAATCTTCGATGAGATAGCGTCCCTCCTGGTTAAGAAGGGCAAAGGGGAGATAGTCAAGGGGACCATCGGGGATAAAGCAGAGATGCTTTATCCCTTCCAGATTTGGCTTAAGGGGATCAATAAGGTCACAATAAAGTTGTTGCCCGATTTCTTCTGTCTGGTACTCATCTATTACCGTTGTTCGCAGCCTATTAATTCTGGCTGCAAGCGTCTGGCCTGAAACAGGCAAGCTCACGGCCACCAGTCTGTCCGGTCTGATTAGCCAGACCAGGATGGCCTCTTTGGCTACAAAATATTCAATAAGGGCGGTATGCTTATCAAGAGCCTGCTGAATATCTTTAATGGTAGTCGGCTTAATGCTTACCAGGGGCAAAAGTTCAGGGCTTTCCATTTGAATCCTGGTAATGACCTCGGCCCGATCATTCCAGGCCAGGGCTAATTCTTCACTTAGGGTGTTGATAAGATCTTTGTTGTGTTGAGCTTTTGGTTTGGCCTTCTGAGCGGAAAGCTGTTTTACCAGATAGCCTATCCGGGCGACCAATGCCTTCTCTTTTCTAATAAGTTCATTATCTGAATTACATTGAGCCTGATTAAAGACCTCCAGCCATTTCCTGGCTTTGGCCCGCTCAAGAAAGTCAAATGCCTCAGCCGGCCGTCCCATTTCCAGAAGAAGTAAGATCATCTCCCCGTAAGGATCAGTCCGCCCGCCAATAATAGAGCCCTCTGCCTCTTGATCTTCCTCCTTAAGCATGGATTCTGCCGCCTCAATAGAGAGTTTAAATGAAGAATACGCCTGGTCATATTCCCCTTCCCGCCAATAGATCTCACCTTTCTGATAATGGGCGGTTTTAATTATCCCGGGCGCAAAGAGGGAAGAAGCCAGCCTCAAAGTCTTCTCCAGACAGCTCAATGCCTCAGGATACATCTCCAATGTCTGATAGATAAGCGCCCGGTTGCTCAGGGTGCTCGCCTGACCACTCTCATTTCCGGCCTCCTGATCAAGTTCCAGGGACCGGTCCTGGCATTTAAAGGCATTTTGATAATCATTCAGAAAGGTATAAACCGTTCCCAGGTTAGAGAGGGTAGCGGCTTCTTGAGCAGGTTTTCCAAGTCGGTGGTCTATTTCCAGGGCTTGTTCATGATAAGCCACCGCCTCTTTTAGATGGCCGGCCAGGGCAGAAATCATCCCCAGTGAAGAAAGCTCAGCCGAAACTGCGGCTTCATCGCCTGTTTTCTCTTTGAGACGCAGGGCAGCCAGGCTGTATTCTGTGGCCTTTTCAAGCTGCCTAAAAGAAAAGCACAGATCCCGCAAATCTTCCAGGGTCTGGATGGCCTTGGCGGCAGCTCCGGATCGCTGCTTGATCTTAAGGGACCTTTCCCCGCATTTTAACGCCTCCGTCAATTCTCCTCTGGCTTTGTAAATATACAGAAGGGTATCAAGACAATCAACTACTTGCCGCTTATCTCCCATCTCAGAGAATACATCAGCCGCTTCCCATTGGTAAGTGGCGGCCCTGTCCAGATCACCCGCCAGATAATAGGCATAACCTATCCTCCCTAAGGCTTCTCCAATGGCCGGTTTATTTTGGGCCGCCTTAGCCTGAACCAGAACCCGCTCCAGATAGATCAGTGATTTGTTCATCTCTCCCAGTTCCTGATAGACAGCTGCTAAATTGATCCATGTTCCCCTTAGGTGGTAAGCCCGTCCGAGGGTCTCATAAATCCCGGCTGCTTCCTCCCAGTCAGCGATAGCCTCTGAGTATTGGAAGCGCTGATAGTGATCCATGCCGGAATGGAATAACTGATGAGCCTCTTGGAGCCGTGTCTCCTCAGCCCGAAGAGGCGAAAAAAAGGATAATAGTAAAAAAATAGTTATCAGAAGTCTCATTATAGTATTACGGCGCAACACTCGATGCTCGATGCTCGATACTTGATACTGGATTCTTCACCAGCATCGATCATCGAGCTTCGAGGATTGAGCATCGAGCATTGAGGATCGAGCTTCAAGCATCGAGCATCAAGGATCGAGCATCCAGCATCGAGGATCGAGCTTCGAGCATCGAGCATTAAAAAGGGATATGATCCTCTTATGGGATCACATCCCCTTTTTTTCTCCTTCAAAAAAGGTCAGGCAGATTTTACTCTTCAGGATAAGCACACTTCATAATAGGGACATTCTCCGTATTCCTTCAAAAAAGGTTAGTCAGATCTTACTCTTCAGGACCGACAATAGCATCTGAAGGACAGACTTCGGCACAGCTACCGCAATCAGTGCAGGCTTCGGGATCAATAGAGTATTTCTCTTCGCCCTCTTTAATAGCGCCTGCCGGACACACATCCATACATACCCCACAAAGAACACACTCATCAGTAATCTTATAGGCCACTTACTTACTTCACCTCCTTTGTAATTATTAATTATTAACGCTCTCGGATAAAATTGAGCGTTGATTTTATTAGCCTTTCCAGCTAACTATTTTCGTAACCGTTCAGCCACTGATTGATACGGATTAGCACGGATAAATAATAGAGGACAGAAGGCGGAGTTGTAGGGACAGAACTTGTCCCTGTCCGTTCCATAGGCTGACAACCACAAGGGTTGTCCCTACAACCTAATCACGGACACGACTCCCGGACACGGTTCACGGAAATCCGTGTTTCATCCGTGTCCATCCGTGGCTGAACGGTCACAGCCGTCTTTATGCTGACGCCCAACGCCACTGTTCATCCGCAAGGAATAGCAGCTCGGGCGTGCTATTCTTTGCCGAGTGGAGCAATTTGTTCGAAAGTCTTCAAGGATTCCAATACCTCTGCGTCGGCTAAATCTTTGGTTCTTCCCACCGCCCTTTTGTTACGAATTAGATCGTCGATCGACGGAATATGCACTTCGATTCCCTCGATGTTCACAGACAGTGACCGTCCATACGTCTCCTCAAACTGAAGTCCGGAGGCCGCAGTGATGATGTCGATTCGCCTTGGGGCAACGCCGATCTGAAAGACGATCCCGTCCTTTTGAAGATCTTCCTTGGTCAGAGTGTGAAGCGGAGCGCCAAAACGTCGCAAGGCCCGCAGGACGGCATCAGCGTTCTGAGGGGATGGCATGACCCAAATATCGATATCCATGGTAGCCCGGGGATAACCGTGGGCTGCCAGCGCATAGGCACCGACGAGAAGGAATTTAACCTTCTCGTCGGACAAGGCGTGTAACATATCTCTGTAGTCTTCGTTCAGCATCGTGCTTTTTGCTCAAGGAGGCGATCTCTTGGGTCAGCGGCCAGACGAGACTAATGCGCTCGGCTGGCGTGCCAGGAACGAAGTCGTCGTTCCGACGGTCCGACATTTGGTATATGGCTGTGTGCTTTCTTTTCATGCTCTCGTGAAAGGCCTTTAAACAGTCGTCAGCCTTCAGCCTATCTACCTGAATAGGGTTGCGGGATGATTGAACTTCAGCCTTCAGTCTTCAGTCTTCAGCCTATCCACCTGAGTAGTTACGATAATTGTTAATTGGTTGGTAGATACAGTTAGGTTCCTCCTCCAGGTAGTCTCCGGTTTCGGCATAGGCCCTGGCCCGGCATCCGCCGCAGACAGCTAAATATTGACATCGACCACATTTGCCTTTGTAGGCGGCCGGGTTTCTTAATTCATTAAATATAGTTGAGCCTTCCCATATTTCCTGGAAGGTTTTCTCTCTTATATTTCCGCCTTCAATCTCCAAATAGCCGCACGGTGAGACAATCCCCCTATGGGAGATAAAACAAAAAGACGTAGCGGCTAAACACCCCCGGGAAAGGGTTGACCACCCCCCGGCCGACAACCCTCCCGGATGA
This is a stretch of genomic DNA from bacterium. It encodes these proteins:
- a CDS encoding peptide chain release factor-like protein; the protein is MLIFPVTPAKQKELQERMKNLGVSEEDLEEGFIRASGQGGQKVNKSSSCVYLCHKPTGLGVKCQQGRSQILNRFYARRRLLDEIERLQGGIIEAEQKQIQRIRRQKQKRKRRAREKRWGEKEDFRISGSLQTGQIGPSLWDGDIPEG
- a CDS encoding DUF6036 family nucleotidyltransferase produces the protein MLNEDYRDMLHALSDEKVKFLLVGAYALAAHGYPRATMDIDIWVMPSPQNADAVLRALRRFGAPLHTLTKEDLQKDGIVFQIGVAPRRIDIITAASGLQFEETYGRSLSVNIEGIEVHIPSIDDLIRNKRAVGRTKDLADAEVLESLKTFEQIAPLGKE
- a CDS encoding 4Fe-4S binding protein, coding for MAYKITDECVLCGVCMDVCPAGAIKEGEEKYSIDPEACTDCGSCAEVCPSDAIVGPEE
- a CDS encoding CHAT domain-containing protein, encoding MRLLITIFLLLSFFSPLRAEETRLQEAHQLFHSGMDHYQRFQYSEAIADWEEAAGIYETLGRAYHLRGTWINLAAVYQELGEMNKSLIYLERVLVQAKAAQNKPAIGEALGRIGYAYYLAGDLDRAATYQWEAADVFSEMGDKRQVVDCLDTLLYIYKARGELTEALKCGERSLKIKQRSGAAAKAIQTLEDLRDLCFSFRQLEKATEYSLAALRLKEKTGDEAAVSAELSSLGMISALAGHLKEAVAYHEQALEIDHRLGKPAQEAATLSNLGTVYTFLNDYQNAFKCQDRSLELDQEAGNESGQASTLSNRALIYQTLEMYPEALSCLEKTLRLASSLFAPGIIKTAHYQKGEIYWREGEYDQAYSSFKLSIEAAESMLKEEDQEAEGSIIGGRTDPYGEMILLLLEMGRPAEAFDFLERAKARKWLEVFNQAQCNSDNELIRKEKALVARIGYLVKQLSAQKAKPKAQHNKDLINTLSEELALAWNDRAEVITRIQMESPELLPLVSIKPTTIKDIQQALDKHTALIEYFVAKEAILVWLIRPDRLVAVSLPVSGQTLAARINRLRTTVIDEYQTEEIGQQLYCDLIDPLKPNLEGIKHLCFIPDGPLDYLPFALLNQEGRYLIEDYQVSYAPSSSLFKRSFDKKQKGGIMAFLNRLFKRDIGQITALSGPDSKSTDREVETVSSIEGRNSTALHQAGREMLEPSLANTSFLHLAVPVRFNLQNRLYTGLVLNQKEEPLRLSEFFGFDLDNLKLLTLTRGNPGASGLVTGQIPALTNSLLYAGAPSVMITLWDSEAGTTLLMMKFYRHLKDMSKAEALRQAQLSTLREYPHPKDWARFVLFGDYR